A single region of the Coregonus clupeaformis isolate EN_2021a chromosome 16, ASM2061545v1, whole genome shotgun sequence genome encodes:
- the mvk gene encoding mevalonate kinase — protein MQIKECIVSAPGKAILHGEHAVVHGKVALAVSLNLRTYLRLQATSTSKVCINLPNINTFLSWDVTALKQLLPDSGAELGNVNELDAELVRMLRNFVGVSNGTLDTRSMAILAFLYIYLCVFAKSGELPSLTVSVWSELPTGAGLGSSAAYSVCLAAAMLSASGTIPSPLSDQENTARWDEVEMELINRWAFQGERIIHGNPSGVDNAVGTWGGILRYHSGKITALSRVPMLRILLTNTKVPRSTKVLVAGVKDKMNKFPSIINPVLESVDAVSCTCEQTITEMASDTPTPEHYNVLEELIDINQHHLNVMGVGHPTLDTLCRVTLARGLHSKLTGAGGGGCGITLLRPETEFSVVQNTIQDLRDCGYDCWETSIGAAGVQQHSPLAVKEEVLEVLARY, from the exons ATGCAAATCAAGGAATGTATCGTGTCTGCACCAGGGAAAGCTATCCTCCACGGAGAACACGCTGTCGTGCATGGCAAG GTGGCTCTGGCTGTGAGTTTGAACCTGCGCACATACCTACGGTTGCAGGCCACATCCACCAGTAAAGTCTGCATCAATCTCCCCAACATCAACACTTTCCTCAGTTGGGATGTGACCGCGTTGAAACAGCTGCTCCCTGACTCTGGAG CTGAGCTGGGGAATGTGAATGAGCTTGATGCAGAGCTTGTCAGGATGCTGCGAAACTTTGTTGGTGTATCAAATGGAACCTTGGATACTCGCAGCATGGCCATCCTAGCCTTCCTCTACATCTACCTCTGTGTCTTTGCCAAGTCAGG GGAGTTGCCCAGCCTGACGGTGTCTGTGTGGTCAGAGTTGCCAACTGGAGCGGGTCTGGGGTCCAGCGCTGCCTACTCTGTGTGCCTGGCTGCAGCCATGCTTTCTGCCAGTGGGACCATCCCTTCTCCACTGAGTGACCAGGAAAACACAGCTAG GTgggatgaggtggagatggagCTAATCAACAGGTGGGCGTTTCAGGGGGAGAGGATCATCCATGGGAACCCCTCAGGGGTGGACAACGCTGTGGGGACATGGG GTGGCATATTGAGATACCATTCTGGGAAGATAACAGCCTTAAGCAG GGTCCCAATGTTAAGGATCCTACTCACAAACACCAAGGTCCCTCGCAGCACCAAGGTACTTGTTGCTGGAGTGAAGGACAAAATGAACAAG TTTCCCTCTATTATAAACCCTGTACTGGAGTCTGTGGATGCAGTCTCCTGCACCTGTGAGCAGACCATAACAGAGATGGCCAGCGACACCCCCACACCAGAGCACTACAATGTCCTGGAG GAGCTTATTGACATCAACCAGCACCACCTGAACGTGATGGGTGTCGGACACCCGACCCTGGACACCCTGTGCCGGGTCACCCTGGCCAGAGGGCTACACAGCAAGCTTACTGGCGCCGGAGGAGGGGGCTGTGGCATCACCTTGCTTAGACCAG AAACTGAGTTCTCGGTGGTCCAGAATACTATACAGGACTTGAGGGACTGTGGCTATGACTGCTGGGAGACCAGTATCGGTGCAGCAGGCGTGCAGCAGCACTCTCCCCTCGCTGTGAAAGAGGAGGTCCTGGAGGTTTTAGCGCGCTACTGA
- the mmab gene encoding corrinoid adenosyltransferase isoform X2 gives MVSMITKTSHLRCILRTGTCLTLNWTKTSFGSERRYASKSEGDSRTPKIYTKTGDKGFSSTYTGERRPKEDHVFEALGTTDELSSAIGLAREFCIDKGHTFTDQLDKIQCVLQDVGSNIATPRSSARESHIKKTKFSSQPVIDLESWIDAFTEELPPLTNFILPSGGKSSAALHIARAVCRRAERSLICSAFPL, from the exons ATGGTTTCAATGATTACTAAGACATCTCACCTACGTTGTATCCTAAGAACAGGAACATGTTTAACTTTGAATTGGACAAAGACATCATTTGGATCAGAAAGAAG GTATGCCTCCAAAAGTGAGGGAGACAGCAGGACGCCCAAAATATACACTAAAACTGGCGATAAAG GTTTCTCTAGCACTTACACTGGAGAGAGAAGACCCAAGGAAGATCATGTGTTTGAAGCATTGGGAACAACAGATGAGCTGTCATCAGCAATAGG CTTGGCCAGAGAGTTTTGCATCGACAAAGGCCATACATTCACAGATCAGCTGGACAAG ATTCAGTGTGTCTTACAAGATGTGGGTTCCAACATTGCCACACCTCGATCATCTGCAAGAGAAAGTCATATAA AGAAAACCAAGTTCAGTTCCCAGCCAGTGATAGACCTGGAAAGCTGGATCGACGCATTCACAGAGGAGCTGCCACCACTGACAAATTTTATATTACCT TCTGGAGGAAAGAGCAGTGCGGCCCTCCACATAGCACGGGCCGTGTGTCGCCGAGCAGAACGCAG TCTTATTTGTTCAGCGTTTCCCCTATAG